The Elaeis guineensis isolate ETL-2024a chromosome 13, EG11, whole genome shotgun sequence genome includes a region encoding these proteins:
- the LOC105056548 gene encoding ABC transporter B family member 19: MAEAGEGKTGMGEGEKKRQEQSVAFYELFTFADRYDLALMAAGSLGAVVHGSAMPVFFLLFGDLVNGFGKNQADLGKMTNEVSKYALYFVYLGLVVCLSSYAEIACWMYTGERQVGTLRRRYLEAVLKQDVGFFDTDARTGDIVFSVSTDTLLVQDAISEKVGNFIHYLSTFLAGLVVGFISAWRLALLSVAVIPGIAFAGGLYAYTLTGLTSKGRESYANAGIIAEQAIAQVRTVYSFVGESKALTSYSEAIQNTLKLGYKAGMAKGLGIGCTYGIACMSWALVFWYAGVFIRNGQTDGGKAFTAIFSAIVGGMSLGQAFSNLGAFSKGKIAGYKLMEIIRQKPSITQDSSDGKCLAEVHGNIEFKDVTFSYPSRPDVIIFRDFSLFFPAGKTAAVVGGSGSGKSTVVALIERFYDPNQGQVLLDNVDIKTLQLKWLREQIGLVNQEPALFATTILENILYGKPDATIAEVEAAASAANAHSFISLLPNGYDTQAGERGVQLSGGQKQRIAIARAMLKNPKILLLDEATSALDAGSESIVQEALDRLMVGRTTVVVAHRLSTIKNVDMIAVIQQGQVVETGTHEELLAKGSSGAYASLIRFQEMARNRDFGAPSTRRSRSSRLSHSLSTKSLSLRSGSLRNLSYQYSTGADGRIEMVSNADNDRKYPAPRGYFFKLLKLNAPEWPYSILGAVGSVLSGFIGPTFAIVMSNMIEVFYYRDPNAMERKTREYVFIYIGTGLYAVVAYLVQHYFFSIMGENLTTRVRRMMLAAILRNEVGWFDEDENNSSLLAARLATDAADVKSAIAERISVILQNMTSLLTSFIVGFIVEWRVALLILATFPLLVLANFAQQLSLKGFAGDTAKAHAKTSMIAGEGVSNIRTVAAFNAQDKILSLFHHELRVPQRRSLRRSQTSGLLFGVSQLSLYSSEALILWYGAHLVRTGASTFSKVIKVFVVLVITANSVAETVSLAPEIIRGGESIRSVFSILNRATRIDPDDPEAEPVESIRGEIELRHVDFAYPSRPDVPIFKDFNLRIRAGQSQALVGASGSGKSTVIGLIERFYDPTAGKVMIDGKDIRRLNLKSLRLKIGLVQQEPALFAASIFENIAYGKDGATEEEVIEAARAANVHGFVSALPEGYKTAVGERGVQLSGGQKQRIAIARAVLKDPAVLLLDEATSALDAESECVLQEALERLMRGRTTILVAHRLSTIRGVDSIAVVQDGRIVEQGSHSELVARADGAYSRLLQLQHHHV, translated from the exons atGGCGGAGGCGGGGGAGGGGAAAACGGGGATGGGGGAGGGGGAGAAGAAGAGGCAGGAGCAGAGCGTGGCGTTCTACGAGCTGTTCACTTTCGCGGACCGCTACGATCTGGCTCTCATGGCGGCGGGAAGTCTTGGTGCGGTGGTCCACGGATCGGCGATGCCGGTTTTCTTCCTACTATTTGGCGATCTCGTCAATGGCTTCGGCAAGAACCAGGCGGATCTCGGCAAGATGACCAACGAGGTCTCCAAG TATGCTCTCTACTTTGTCTATCTCGGGCTCGTTGTGTGCTTGTCCTCGTATGCcg AGATCGCCTGCTGGATGTACACCGGAGAAAGGCAGGTGGGTACGCTTCGACGGCGGTACCTGGAAGCAGTTCTGAAACAAGACGTCGGATTCTTCGACACCGACGCCCGGACGGGGGACATAGTCTTCAGCGTCTCCACCGACACCCTGCTGGTCCAGGACGCCATCAGTGAGAAG GTCGGTAACTTTATCCACTACCTCTCGACGTTCCTGGCGGGGCTCGTGGTGGGTTTCATCTCCGCCTGGAGGCTAGCGCTCCTCAGCGTGGCTGTGATCCCTGGCATCGCCTTCGCCGGCGGCCTCTACGCCTATACTCTCACCGGCCTCACCTCCAAGGGCCGGGAATCCTATGCCAATGCCGGGATCATCGCAGAGCAG GCAATTGCGCAAGTGAGAACTGTATATTCATTTGTTGGAGAGAGCAAAGCCCTCACTTCCTACTCAGAAGCAATTCAGAACACGCTGAAGCTTGGGTACAAAGCAGGGATGGCAAAAGGTTTGGGAATTGGGTGCACATATGGGATTGCATGCATGTCATGGGCCTTGGTGTTCTGGTATGCTGGCGTTTTCATCAGAAATGGACAGACTGATGGTGGAAAAGCTTTTACAGCCATATTTTCTGCGATTGTTGGTGGGAT GAGTCTAGGCCAAGCATTTTCAAATCTTGGAGCCTTTAGCAAAGGGAAGATTGCTGGATACAAGCTGATGGAGATCATTAGGCAAAAACCATCTATTACTCAAGACTCCTCCGATGGGAAATGTTTGGCTGAGGTCCATGGAAACATAGAGTTCAAAGATGTTACTTTTAGCTACCCATCAAGACCTGATGTCATTATTTTCCGagatttctctcttttctttcctgCTGGGAAGACAGCTGCAGTTGTCGGAGGTAGTGGGTCTGGGAAGAGTACTGTTGTGGCTCTGATTGAAAGGTTTTATGATCCTAACCAGG GGCAGGTTCTGCTAGATAATGTGGATATAAAGACATTACAACTGAAATGGCTGAGAGAGCAAATTGGTTTGGTGAACCAAGAACCTGCACTTTTTGCAACAACCATACTTGAGAACATACTATATGGAAAGCCTGATGCCACAATTGCTGAAGTTGAAGCTGCTGCATCGGCAGCTAATGCTCATAGCTTCATTTCTCTTCTTCCGAATGGGTACGACACCCAG GCAGGAGAACGAGGAGTACAGCTATCTGGTGGCCAGAAACAGCGAATTGCTATTGCTCGTGCCATGCTAAAGAACCCGAAGATCCTCCTCCTTGATGAAGCCACCAGTGCCCTGGATGCTGGTTCTGAGAGCATTGTTCAAGAAGCCCTAGACCGCCTCATGGTTGGGAGAACAACTGTAGTTGTTGCACACCGGCTCTCCACTATAAAGAATGTTGATATGATAGCTGTGATACAGCAAGGTCAAGTTGTTGAGACGGGGACTCATGAAGAGCTTCTTGCGAAGGGCAGCTCAGGAGCCTATGCCTCTCTTATTCGGTTCCAGGAGATGGCAAGAAACAGGgactttggtgctccatccactCGCAGATCCCGGTCTTCACGCCTGAGCCATTCACTTTCCACTAAATCTCTAAGCCTTCGGTCTGGGAGTTTGAGAAACTTGAGCTATCAGTACAGCACTGGAGCGGATGGCCGAATAGAGATGGTTTCTAATGCAGATAATGATCGCAAGTATCCGGCACCACGAGGTTACTTTTTTAAGCTCCTGAAGCTAAATGCACCAGAGTGGCCTTACAGTATCTTGGGTGCCGTTGGATCTGTACTGTCTGGGTTCATAGGCCCAACTTTTGCAATTGTGATGAGCAATATGATTGAAGTGTTCTACTATAGGGACCCAAATGCAATGGAGAGGAAGACAAGAGAGTATGTGTTCATATACATCGGCACAGGGCTTTATGCTGTCGTTGCTTATCTGGTACAGCATTACTTCTTCAGCATCATGGGGGAAAATCTCACCACCAGGGTGAGGAGGATGATGCTTGCTG CAATTCTAAGGAATGAAGTGGGCTGGTTTGACGAGGATGAGAACAATTCCAGCCTTCTTGCCGCCCGCCTGGCTACAGATGCAGCTGATGTGAAATCTGCAATCGCCGAGAGGATCTCAGTTATCCTGCAGAACATGACTTCTCTCCTTACATCCTTTATAGTTGGCTTCATTGTTGAATGGCGGGTTGCTCTTCTTATTCTTGCCACCTTTCCTCTTCTCGTCCTTGCTAACTTTGCGCAG CAACTCTCACTGAAGGGGTTTGCAGGGGACACGGCAAAAGCCCATGCAAAGACAAGCATGATTGCTGGGGAGGGTGTGAGCAACATCCGCACTGTGGCAGCCTTCAACGCACAAGATAAGATCCTCTCACTCTTTCACCATGAGCTTCGAGTTCCCCAGCGTCGCAGTCTCCGTCGGAGCCAGACATCTGGCCTTCTCTTCGGTGTGTCCCAGCTTTCCCTCTATTCCTCAGAGGCTCTCATCCTCTGGTATGGTGCTCATCTTGTCCGCACTGGTGCTTCCACCTTCTCCAAGGTCATCAAGGTCTTTGTTGTCCTTGTCATCACTGCCAACTCCGTCGCTGAGACAGTCAGCCTTGCACCAGAGATCATCCGAGGTGGTGAGTCCATTCGCTCTGTCTTCTCTATCCTCAACCGGGCAACCCGCATTGACCCTGATGATCCTGAAGCTGAGCCCGTTGAATCCATTCGTGGTGAGATTGAGCTGAGGCATGTTGATTTTGCTTATCCATCTCGGCCTGATGTGCccattttcaaagacttcaaCCTAAGAATCCGTGCTGGCCAGAGCCAAGCTCTTGTTGGGGCTAGCGGATCTGGGAAGAGTACTGTCATTGGCCTCATCGAGCGGTTCTATGATCCCACTGCAGGGAAGGTCATGATAGATGGCAAAGACATCCGGAGGCTGAACTTGAAGTCCTTGAGACTCAAAATTGGACTTGTGCAGCAGGAGCCTGCGCTCTTTGCTGCGAGCATTTTTGAGAACATTGCCTATGGAAAGGATGGGGCGACTGAGGAGGAGGTGATTGAGGCGGCACGGGCTGCCAATGTGCATGGATTTGTGAGTGCACTGCCTGAGGGGTACAAGACAGCAGTGGGTGAGAGAGGGGTGCAGCTATCAGGCGGCCAGAAGCAGAGGATTGCTATCGCAAGGGCAGTTCTCAAGGATCCAGCGGTGCTGCTTTTGGATGAGGCAACGAGCGCATTGGATGCGGAATCAGAATGTGTTCTGCAGGAGGCTTTGGAGCGGTTGATGAGGGGGCGGACGACCATCCTCGTGGCGCACCGCCTCTCCACAATTCGAGGGGTGGACTCCATTGCAGTGGTGCAGGATGGGCGTATTGTGGAGCAAGGGAGCCACTCGGAGCTGGTGGCCCGGGCTGATGGGGCATACTCCCGGCTTTTGCAGCTGCAGCACCATCATGTCTGA